The following proteins come from a genomic window of Stigmatella erecta:
- a CDS encoding DUF6896 domain-containing protein has translation MDEGRSAAEGWTLLRRFVSLQAELLRVLMQGTSGAEAFRAAQRLPRHGELQVRGERWRFHRHGGGVGFEGSDSRRVVDAHRALGTPEAFDAWRLMLYLESIGVSAVHLGAREFLTDDERELEQWLAELERLGLVRREPREVRMWRLAPQH, from the coding sequence ATGGATGAGGGACGGTCAGCCGCGGAAGGGTGGACGTTGCTTCGCCGGTTCGTCTCACTCCAGGCCGAGCTGCTCCGGGTGCTGATGCAGGGCACCTCCGGGGCCGAGGCCTTCCGGGCGGCCCAGCGGCTTCCCCGTCACGGTGAGCTGCAGGTCCGGGGCGAGCGCTGGCGGTTCCACCGGCATGGCGGCGGCGTGGGCTTCGAGGGTTCGGACTCGCGGCGGGTGGTGGATGCCCACCGGGCCCTGGGGACACCCGAGGCCTTCGATGCCTGGCGGTTGATGCTGTACCTGGAGTCCATCGGTGTGAGTGCCGTCCACCTGGGGGCCCGGGAGTTCCTGACGGACGACGAGCGCGAGCTCGAGCAGTGGCTGGCGGAGCTGGAGCGCCTGGGGCTCGTCCGGCGCGAGCCGCGCGAGGTCCGCATGTGGCGGCTGGCCCCCCAGCACTGA
- a CDS encoding myxosortase-dependent M36 family metallopeptidase, whose amino-acid sequence MKQWVSALSGLVLAVSGTAANGKDLPNIDASPKGASSLRKDSHVQAQSSGLRVSRFGTRAGDSAFLWGNRSAVDERLQSALRRMSPEQAARVHLGRVAPLYNLSAEVAQSAPASVHPLLPGRDASLVTFQQQLDGIEVFRSALTLALNDRHELISLSGSFSSHASPGTKGRKLRFTLDAPRAISAAYEDLNGQAIDAISLEAVGKAQGPYTSYRFTAASNARYSAKMMVPARVKQVFFPLAERLVPAWYVELNTGAAGSSEGDYYAYVIAADNGRVLFRNNLTVSDAFSYRVWAQSTAPFLPDDGPQGTVGTPHPTGTPDGYQPPFVAPSLVTLQNAPFSRNDPWLPANATETVGNNVDAYADISGDDGLDDVDFRASVTAPKVFDRVYDVTQEPDATTGQQMAAITQLFFANNFFHDWYYDSGFTEAAGNAQEDNFGRGGFGNDSLRAEAQDSSGLNNANMSTPADGASPRMQMYLFTPNTATTFTVTAPGSIAGEYTPGVADFGPTAFSVSGNIVLVQDAGGASPTDGCETPFANAAAVAGNIALIDRGSCNFAVKALNAQAAGAIGVLIANNAAGPAPGLGGTDPSITTPTLSLSQADGATIKGALSGGPVSAVMFREAAPYRDGSIDNSIVAHEWGHYISNRLVANGNGLSNNQGRSMGEGWADMHALLMMARESDEALPGNEGFKGAYAVAGYVSGGGGNDGYYFGLRRYPYSSDFSRNPLTFKHIQAGVALPATAPINPDLVGSNNAEYHNAGEVWASMLWEAYTSLLKDKPRLTFAQAQQRMKAYIVAGYKLTPPSPTFIEARDAILAAAYLGDPADFKLIYAAFARRGAGLRAVAPSAGSTTHAGVVESFLTGKDVELGGAELIENEGTCDEDGVLDNGESGVIRLTLYNTGDATVNATTATVTSPDAGVTLANGGLLTFPAIQPFSSASVNVGVSLNGPQEVRILTFQVAYRDADQSIPGDRTAAFQVRANTDDVLNASASDDFEANVSAWTVGRDPNLGDYYPWFRYEETADEHYFYGVDAPETADIYLISPSLQVSASGSFSFTFDHRYAFEYGIDDFGDLYFFDGGVIEISTDGGQTWADIGAQASPGYDAVLEAGGDNPLELREAFSGVSPGYPAWIPATVNLGSSFAGQTVRIRFRIGTDLAVGSVGWDVNNISFSGLTNTPFSKLTAETQQCVANTPPVANAGPDQTVDERTLVTLDGTGSSDPEGSALTYAWTQTAGPTATLTGANTASPTFTAPEVTASTALTFRLTVSDGSLTNSDTVTITVNNVNRAPVANAGADAAVDERTTVTLNGSASSDPDGNTLTYAWTQTAGPAVTLSSATAVRPTFTAPEVTANTELTFSLTVSDGTLTSAADTVVITVRNVNRTPVANAGPDQTVDEGATVTLAGSGTDADGDTLTYAWTQTAGPAVTLSSATAASPTFTAPDVTANTTLTFSLKVSDGTAASAADTVNITVRNVNRAPVANAGPDQTVNERAEVTLDGSASSDPDGNTLTYAWTQTAGPAVTLSGATAAKPTFTAPEVEADTALTFQLTVSDGTLTSSDTVTITVASDNRAPVANAGPAQTVDERTQVTLAGSGTDADGDTLTYAWTQTAGPAAALSDATVANPTFTAPEVAADTELTFSLVVSDGNASSEPSTVTITVRDVNRAPVADAGADQSVQEGTEVRLAGTATDPDGDALTYAWTQTAGPTVTLTGADAAGATFTAPDVDADTVLTFTFKVTDAKGLSSEDTVSITVTAKTGGGDGDGDGDGDGDDDGDEGCGCATDSGAGPLMPLLMLGMVVLSRRRLFSR is encoded by the coding sequence GTGAAGCAATGGGTTTCGGCCTTGTCAGGCCTGGTGCTTGCCGTCTCGGGGACGGCAGCAAATGGGAAGGATCTTCCCAATATTGATGCGTCTCCAAAGGGCGCGTCGTCTCTGCGCAAGGACAGCCATGTCCAGGCGCAGTCTTCGGGCTTGCGCGTTTCCCGGTTTGGGACGCGGGCGGGGGATTCCGCGTTCCTGTGGGGAAATCGATCGGCGGTCGACGAGCGGCTCCAGTCGGCCCTGCGGCGCATGTCGCCGGAGCAGGCCGCGCGCGTGCACCTGGGCCGGGTGGCCCCGCTCTACAACCTGTCGGCCGAGGTAGCGCAGTCGGCGCCCGCGAGCGTGCATCCGCTGCTCCCGGGACGTGACGCCTCGCTGGTGACCTTCCAGCAGCAGCTGGACGGCATCGAGGTGTTCCGCAGCGCGCTCACGCTGGCGCTGAACGACCGGCACGAGCTGATCTCGCTCTCGGGCTCCTTCTCCTCGCATGCCTCGCCCGGCACGAAGGGCCGCAAGCTGCGCTTCACGCTGGATGCCCCGCGCGCCATCTCCGCGGCCTACGAGGACCTCAACGGCCAGGCCATCGACGCCATCAGCCTCGAGGCGGTGGGCAAGGCGCAGGGCCCCTACACCTCCTACCGCTTCACCGCCGCCTCCAACGCCCGCTACTCGGCGAAGATGATGGTGCCGGCGCGCGTGAAGCAGGTCTTCTTCCCGCTGGCCGAGCGGCTGGTGCCCGCCTGGTACGTGGAGCTGAACACCGGCGCGGCGGGCTCGTCCGAGGGCGACTACTACGCCTACGTCATCGCCGCGGACAACGGCCGGGTGCTCTTCCGCAACAACCTGACTGTCTCCGACGCCTTCTCCTACCGCGTGTGGGCGCAGAGCACGGCGCCCTTCCTGCCGGACGATGGTCCGCAGGGCACGGTGGGCACGCCCCACCCCACGGGCACGCCGGATGGCTACCAGCCGCCCTTCGTTGCTCCCAGCCTCGTCACCCTGCAGAACGCGCCCTTCAGCCGCAATGACCCCTGGCTGCCGGCCAACGCGACCGAGACCGTGGGCAACAACGTGGACGCGTATGCCGACATCTCGGGCGACGACGGCCTGGATGACGTGGACTTCCGCGCCTCCGTCACCGCGCCCAAGGTGTTCGACCGCGTCTACGACGTGACCCAGGAGCCGGACGCCACCACGGGCCAGCAGATGGCGGCGATCACCCAGCTCTTCTTCGCCAACAACTTCTTCCACGACTGGTACTACGACTCGGGCTTCACCGAGGCGGCGGGTAACGCGCAGGAGGACAACTTCGGCCGGGGCGGCTTTGGCAACGACAGCCTCCGGGCCGAGGCGCAGGACTCCAGCGGGCTGAACAACGCCAACATGTCCACGCCGGCGGACGGTGCCTCGCCGCGCATGCAGATGTACCTGTTCACCCCGAACACGGCGACCACCTTCACGGTGACCGCTCCGGGCTCCATCGCGGGTGAGTACACGCCGGGCGTGGCCGACTTCGGGCCCACGGCCTTCAGCGTCTCGGGCAACATCGTGCTCGTGCAGGACGCGGGCGGGGCCTCCCCCACGGATGGCTGCGAGACGCCGTTCGCCAACGCCGCCGCGGTGGCGGGCAACATCGCCCTCATCGACCGTGGCAGCTGCAACTTCGCCGTCAAGGCGCTGAACGCCCAGGCCGCCGGGGCCATCGGCGTCCTCATCGCCAACAATGCCGCGGGGCCCGCGCCGGGCCTGGGCGGCACCGACCCGTCCATCACCACGCCCACCCTGTCGCTGAGCCAGGCCGATGGGGCCACCATCAAGGGCGCGCTGAGCGGCGGCCCGGTGTCGGCGGTGATGTTCCGCGAGGCGGCGCCCTACCGCGACGGCTCGATCGACAACAGCATCGTGGCGCACGAGTGGGGCCACTACATCAGCAACCGCCTCGTCGCCAACGGCAACGGCCTGTCGAACAACCAGGGCCGCTCCATGGGCGAGGGCTGGGCCGACATGCACGCGCTGCTGATGATGGCGCGGGAGTCGGACGAGGCCCTGCCGGGCAACGAGGGCTTCAAGGGCGCCTACGCCGTCGCGGGCTACGTCTCCGGTGGCGGAGGCAACGATGGGTACTACTTCGGCCTGCGCCGCTACCCGTACTCGTCGGACTTCAGCCGCAACCCGCTGACCTTCAAGCACATCCAGGCGGGCGTGGCCCTGCCGGCCACCGCCCCCATCAACCCGGACCTGGTGGGCAGCAACAACGCCGAGTACCACAACGCCGGCGAGGTGTGGGCCTCGATGCTCTGGGAGGCCTATACCTCCCTGCTCAAGGACAAGCCGCGCCTGACGTTCGCGCAGGCTCAGCAGCGGATGAAGGCCTACATCGTGGCGGGCTACAAGCTGACCCCGCCCTCACCGACCTTCATCGAGGCGCGTGACGCCATCCTGGCGGCCGCGTACCTGGGTGACCCGGCGGACTTCAAGCTCATCTACGCGGCCTTCGCCCGCCGTGGCGCGGGTCTGCGCGCCGTGGCGCCCTCGGCTGGCTCGACGACGCACGCGGGCGTGGTGGAGAGCTTCCTCACCGGCAAGGACGTGGAGCTGGGCGGGGCCGAGCTCATCGAGAACGAGGGCACCTGCGACGAGGACGGCGTCCTCGACAACGGCGAGAGCGGCGTCATCCGCCTGACCCTCTACAACACCGGCGATGCGACGGTGAACGCGACCACCGCCACCGTGACGAGCCCGGATGCGGGCGTCACCCTGGCCAACGGGGGCCTGCTCACCTTCCCGGCCATCCAGCCGTTCTCCTCTGCCTCCGTGAACGTGGGCGTGTCGCTCAATGGCCCTCAGGAGGTGCGCATCCTCACCTTCCAGGTCGCCTACCGCGATGCGGACCAGTCCATCCCGGGCGACCGGACGGCGGCTTTCCAGGTGCGTGCCAACACGGACGATGTCCTGAACGCCTCCGCCTCGGATGACTTCGAGGCCAACGTGAGCGCCTGGACCGTGGGACGGGATCCCAACCTGGGCGACTACTACCCCTGGTTCCGGTACGAGGAGACCGCCGACGAGCACTACTTCTACGGCGTGGACGCGCCCGAGACGGCGGACATCTACCTCATCTCGCCGTCGCTGCAGGTCTCGGCCTCGGGGAGCTTCAGCTTCACGTTCGATCACCGCTACGCCTTCGAGTACGGCATCGATGACTTCGGTGACCTGTACTTCTTCGACGGCGGCGTCATCGAGATCAGCACGGACGGCGGCCAGACGTGGGCGGACATCGGCGCCCAGGCGTCGCCGGGCTACGACGCGGTCCTCGAGGCGGGCGGCGACAACCCCCTGGAACTGCGCGAGGCCTTCTCGGGCGTGAGCCCGGGCTACCCGGCGTGGATTCCCGCCACCGTCAACCTGGGCTCGTCGTTCGCGGGCCAGACCGTGCGGATCCGCTTCCGCATCGGCACGGACCTGGCGGTGGGCTCGGTGGGCTGGGATGTGAACAACATCAGCTTCTCGGGCCTCACCAACACGCCCTTCAGCAAGCTGACGGCGGAGACCCAGCAGTGCGTGGCCAATACCCCGCCGGTGGCCAACGCGGGCCCGGACCAGACGGTGGACGAGCGCACCCTGGTGACGCTGGATGGCACGGGCTCGTCGGACCCCGAGGGCAGCGCGCTGACGTACGCGTGGACCCAGACGGCCGGCCCCACCGCGACGCTCACTGGCGCGAACACCGCCAGCCCCACCTTCACCGCTCCGGAGGTGACGGCCAGCACCGCGCTCACCTTCCGGCTCACGGTGAGCGATGGGTCGCTCACGAACTCCGACACGGTGACCATCACCGTGAACAACGTGAACCGCGCGCCGGTGGCCAACGCGGGCGCGGACGCGGCGGTGGATGAGCGCACCACGGTGACGCTGAACGGCAGCGCCTCCTCGGATCCGGACGGCAACACGTTGACGTACGCGTGGACCCAGACGGCGGGCCCAGCGGTGACGCTCAGCAGCGCCACGGCCGTCCGGCCCACCTTCACGGCGCCGGAGGTGACGGCCAACACGGAGCTGACCTTCAGCCTGACCGTGAGCGACGGCACGCTGACCAGCGCCGCCGACACGGTGGTCATCACCGTGCGCAACGTGAACCGTACGCCGGTGGCCAACGCGGGCCCGGACCAGACGGTGGACGAGGGCGCCACGGTGACGCTGGCGGGCAGCGGCACGGACGCGGATGGCGACACGCTGACGTACGCGTGGACCCAGACGGCGGGCCCGGCGGTGACGCTCAGCAGCGCCACGGCCGCCAGCCCCACCTTCACCGCGCCGGACGTGACGGCCAACACCACGCTCACCTTCAGCCTCAAGGTGAGCGACGGCACGGCGGCCAGCGCCGCCGACACGGTGAACATCACCGTGCGCAACGTGAACCGCGCGCCGGTGGCCAACGCGGGCCCGGACCAGACGGTGAACGAGCGCGCCGAGGTGACGCTGGATGGCAGTGCCTCCTCGGATCCGGACGGCAACACGCTGACGTACGCGTGGACCCAGACGGCGGGCCCGGCGGTGACGCTCAGCGGCGCCACGGCCGCCAAGCCCACCTTCACGGCGCCGGAAGTGGAGGCCGACACGGCCCTCACCTTCCAGCTCACGGTGAGCGACGGAACGCTGACGAGCTCCGACACGGTGACCATCACCGTGGCCAGCGACAACCGCGCGCCGGTGGCCAACGCGGGCCCTGCGCAGACGGTGGATGAGCGCACCCAGGTGACGCTGGCGGGCAGCGGCACGGACGCGGATGGCGACACGCTGACGTACGCGTGGACCCAGACGGCCGGGCCCGCGGCGGCGCTCAGCGACGCCACGGTGGCCAACCCCACCTTCACGGCGCCGGAGGTGGCGGCGGACACGGAGCTGACCTTCAGCCTGGTGGTCAGCGACGGAAACGCCTCCTCCGAGCCCAGCACGGTGACCATCACCGTGCGCGATGTGAACCGCGCGCCGGTGGCCGATGCGGGCGCCGACCAGAGCGTGCAGGAGGGCACGGAGGTGCGCCTGGCCGGGACCGCCACGGATCCGGACGGTGATGCGCTGACGTACGCCTGGACGCAGACGGCCGGCCCCACGGTGACGCTCACGGGGGCGGACGCCGCCGGGGCCACCTTCACCGCGCCGGATGTGGACGCCGACACGGTGCTCACCTTCACCTTCAAGGTGACGGACGCGAAGGGCCTGAGCAGCGAGGACACGGTCTCCATCACGGTGACGGCGAAGACCGGCGGCGGCGATGGCGACGGCGATGGCGACGGTGACGGCGATGACGACGGGGACGAGGGCTGCGGTTGCGCCACCGACTCCGGCGCCGGTCCGCTCATGCCGCTGCTGATGCTCGGCATGGTGGTGCTGAGCCGCCGCCGGCTGTTCTCGCGGTAG
- a CDS encoding peptidyl-prolyl cis-trans isomerase, with protein MRLRPLLSVSALSVLLFSGCGKEGPAAGSASSPPAAQGKGTPVVSFQGGAITLEQLQTYISQMNPAARTRVQSVEQRREYAEGLARFELFVQEARRRGLDQDPEVLEAAKRAMVQRLLHKEFEEQAAPVTPEDIATYYETNKAEFVSPARWRYSHLLVPAPAGSADRAAKKKQAQALLDKARKLQPLDFDGFDALVGEASGNPEAKPASADTHLVTTGELKEKLGPEVAAAAGKLQRVGETSAVVESPKGFHLLKLTDVRPERNQPLEAVSSMLRTRLTRERREARVSAYTEKLQEQAQFKTNTAALEKLQVDIQAPQAEATGPVPGYLPAPQPTR; from the coding sequence ATGCGCCTTCGCCCCCTGCTCTCGGTTTCTGCCCTCTCGGTTCTCCTGTTCTCTGGCTGTGGCAAAGAAGGCCCTGCGGCCGGGAGCGCCTCGTCCCCGCCGGCCGCGCAGGGGAAGGGCACGCCGGTGGTCTCGTTCCAGGGCGGCGCCATCACCCTGGAGCAACTCCAGACGTACATCTCGCAGATGAACCCCGCCGCACGCACCCGGGTGCAGTCGGTGGAGCAGCGGCGGGAGTACGCCGAGGGGCTGGCGCGCTTCGAGCTCTTCGTTCAGGAGGCGCGGCGCCGGGGGCTGGACCAGGATCCCGAGGTGCTCGAGGCGGCCAAGCGCGCCATGGTGCAGCGGCTGCTGCACAAGGAATTCGAGGAGCAGGCGGCCCCGGTGACCCCCGAGGACATCGCCACCTATTACGAGACGAACAAGGCCGAGTTCGTCTCCCCGGCGCGCTGGCGCTACTCGCACCTGCTGGTGCCCGCCCCGGCGGGAAGCGCTGATCGCGCCGCGAAGAAGAAGCAGGCCCAGGCGCTGCTGGACAAGGCGCGCAAGCTCCAGCCGCTGGACTTCGATGGCTTCGATGCGCTGGTGGGGGAGGCCTCGGGCAACCCGGAGGCGAAGCCCGCCAGCGCGGACACCCACCTCGTCACCACCGGGGAATTGAAGGAAAAGCTGGGGCCCGAGGTGGCCGCCGCGGCGGGCAAGCTTCAGCGCGTGGGGGAGACCTCGGCCGTGGTGGAGTCCCCCAAAGGCTTTCATCTGCTGAAGCTGACCGACGTGCGCCCCGAGCGAAACCAGCCCCTGGAGGCTGTGTCATCGATGTTACGCACCCGGCTCACCCGCGAGCGGCGGGAGGCGCGTGTCAGCGCATACACCGAGAAACTCCAGGAACAAGCTCAATTCAAGACAAACACAGCTGCGCTTGAAAAGCTTCAGGTCGACATTCAGGCCCCTCAGGCCGAGGCCACGGGGCCGGTGCCGGGTTATCTCCCCGCACCGCAGCCAACGCGTTAG
- the mfd gene encoding transcription-repair coupling factor, translating into MDTPFSQAAGSEALRGGTPPAGDPFPRLLERLRPGHRVRTQGLHGAARGHVLARLSRTLRAPLVCVAADEEAADALASDLAFFLGGNGSLLAPRVLRLPGDEVLPYDELSPEPRVVSERLGSLFHLSQGTRFPALVLSVRALLRRVLPVSTMASLAELITTGQDFDRDSLARKLVLMGYQSSPLVEDPGTFSVRGGILDVFSPLYERPVRLEFFGDTIESIRVFDPDNQRTVDSLKEVYLVPARELLLTEETRSRAEATARAVADRINLPTIKLRERLEALREGLPGFGLEGLLPGFFEGGMSTLFDYLRLWGQEPLVYFDDPVGVDRAASDLWEELERTHQEADARQDLTLPPAEHFLTREQADAQLASWRVLEGGGLALTPSEQPPVLFSFGGTQDLREAILAHHGEEGALTPLVERLQRWRDMHVACAIACGTLSQADRLKRLLLDRNLMVRLHEESLTDTAKLYEPSVYAHLFTGEVSHGFVDGAGGLAVLADEEIFGVRARRRVRRSKKTEAFGAGFKDLKEGDLIVHTDFGIGRYAGLTKMQVNGVPGDFLVLEYAGRDKIYLPVGRMRLIQKFTGGDPSQVQLDKLGTPGWEKTKKRVKEQLLKMAAELLQLAAARKAHPGHAFSAPDRYFAQFEADFEFEETPDQAKAIEDVLADMQKPVPMDRLVCGDVGYGKTEVAMRAAFKAALDRKQVAVLVPTTVLAQQHYLSFKKRFKDYPITVEVISGLKKPPEVRELLKRAKEGKVDVLLGTHKLLGGDVAFKDLGLLIVDEEQRFGVKQKEQLKRLRTQVDVLTLTATPIPRTLHMSMSGVRDMSIIATPPQDRRAIRTFVMKFDPQVIKEAIEREVARGGQVFFVHNRVQSIASMEKLLKELVPNIRIGVAHGQMGEGQLEKVMLAFTEKQHQVLLCTSIIESGIDISSANTMIINRADAFGLAQLYQLRGRVGRSKERAYAYLLVPARRAVTRDAQRRLEVLQNFTELGAGFSIASHDLEIRGAGNLLGDKQSGAIAEIGFDMYAQLLEEAVAEMQGQPPRVQVEPDITLSMPALIPDDYVPDVHQRLVFYKRFSQASHPDEVTDLRAELVDRFGEAPDEVDTLSEVTLLKIDMRDLRLRALEGATSRLVVTLGADALLDGPKVAALVQRSKGVYRLTPDMKLVVRVQEGTQGPALIAEAKKVLRDLSACALPQA; encoded by the coding sequence ATGGATACACCTTTCAGCCAGGCAGCCGGTTCAGAGGCATTGCGCGGGGGAACTCCTCCCGCGGGAGACCCCTTCCCCCGGCTGCTGGAGCGGCTCCGGCCCGGGCACCGCGTCCGGACCCAGGGGTTGCATGGCGCCGCGCGCGGCCACGTGCTGGCCCGCCTCTCCCGGACCCTCCGGGCCCCGCTCGTCTGCGTGGCGGCGGACGAGGAAGCAGCAGACGCGCTGGCCAGTGACCTGGCCTTCTTCCTGGGAGGCAACGGCTCCCTGCTCGCCCCCCGCGTGCTCCGCCTGCCAGGGGACGAGGTGCTCCCCTATGACGAGCTCTCGCCCGAGCCCCGCGTCGTCAGCGAGCGGCTGGGGAGCCTCTTTCACCTGAGCCAGGGCACGCGCTTCCCGGCGCTGGTGCTCTCCGTGCGCGCCCTCCTGCGCCGCGTCCTGCCCGTGTCCACGATGGCCTCCCTGGCGGAGCTCATCACCACGGGCCAGGACTTCGACCGGGACTCGCTCGCCCGCAAGCTCGTCCTCATGGGCTACCAGTCCAGTCCCCTCGTGGAGGATCCGGGGACCTTCTCCGTGCGCGGCGGCATCCTGGACGTGTTCAGCCCCCTCTACGAGCGGCCCGTGCGGCTCGAGTTCTTCGGGGACACCATCGAGTCCATCCGCGTCTTCGACCCGGACAACCAGCGCACCGTGGACTCGCTCAAGGAGGTGTACCTGGTGCCCGCGCGCGAGCTGCTCCTCACCGAGGAGACGCGCTCCCGGGCCGAGGCCACCGCCCGCGCCGTGGCCGACCGCATCAACCTGCCCACCATCAAGCTCCGGGAACGTCTGGAGGCCTTGCGCGAGGGGTTGCCCGGCTTCGGCCTGGAAGGGTTGCTCCCCGGCTTCTTCGAGGGAGGGATGTCCACCCTCTTCGATTACCTGCGCCTGTGGGGCCAGGAGCCCCTCGTCTACTTCGATGATCCCGTGGGCGTGGACCGGGCCGCCAGCGACCTCTGGGAGGAGCTGGAGCGCACCCACCAGGAGGCTGACGCCCGGCAGGACCTGACGCTTCCCCCCGCCGAGCACTTCCTCACCCGCGAGCAGGCCGATGCGCAGCTCGCCAGCTGGCGGGTGCTCGAGGGCGGGGGCCTGGCGTTGACGCCCAGCGAGCAGCCTCCCGTGCTCTTCTCCTTTGGCGGAACGCAGGACCTGCGCGAGGCCATCCTCGCCCACCACGGCGAAGAGGGCGCCCTCACCCCGCTGGTGGAGCGCCTCCAGCGGTGGCGGGACATGCACGTCGCGTGTGCCATCGCCTGTGGCACCCTGAGCCAGGCCGATCGCCTCAAGCGCCTGCTGCTGGACCGCAACCTCATGGTCCGCCTCCACGAGGAGTCCCTCACGGACACGGCCAAGCTCTACGAGCCCTCCGTCTATGCCCACCTCTTCACGGGCGAGGTGAGCCACGGCTTCGTGGACGGCGCGGGCGGGCTCGCGGTGCTCGCCGACGAGGAGATTTTCGGCGTCCGCGCCCGGCGCCGCGTCCGCCGCTCCAAGAAGACGGAGGCCTTCGGCGCGGGTTTCAAGGACCTCAAGGAAGGCGACCTCATCGTCCACACCGACTTCGGCATCGGCCGCTACGCGGGCCTGACGAAGATGCAGGTGAACGGTGTGCCCGGGGATTTCCTCGTCCTGGAGTACGCGGGCCGGGACAAGATTTACCTGCCGGTGGGCCGCATGCGGCTCATCCAGAAGTTCACCGGCGGAGACCCCAGCCAGGTCCAGCTCGACAAGCTGGGCACCCCGGGCTGGGAGAAGACCAAGAAGCGCGTCAAGGAACAGCTCCTCAAGATGGCCGCGGAGCTGCTCCAGCTCGCCGCCGCGCGCAAGGCCCACCCCGGCCATGCCTTCTCCGCGCCGGACCGCTACTTCGCCCAGTTCGAGGCGGACTTCGAGTTCGAGGAGACCCCCGACCAGGCCAAGGCCATCGAGGACGTGCTCGCGGACATGCAGAAGCCCGTTCCCATGGACCGGCTCGTCTGCGGCGACGTGGGCTACGGCAAGACCGAGGTGGCCATGCGCGCCGCCTTCAAGGCCGCGCTCGACCGCAAGCAGGTGGCGGTGCTGGTGCCCACCACCGTGCTGGCCCAGCAGCACTACCTGTCCTTCAAGAAGCGCTTCAAGGACTACCCCATCACCGTGGAGGTGATCTCCGGCCTCAAGAAGCCGCCCGAGGTGCGGGAGCTGCTCAAGCGCGCCAAGGAGGGGAAGGTCGACGTCCTGCTCGGCACGCACAAGCTGCTCGGCGGCGATGTGGCCTTCAAGGACCTGGGCCTGCTCATCGTCGATGAGGAGCAGCGCTTCGGCGTGAAGCAGAAGGAGCAGCTCAAGCGGCTGCGCACCCAGGTGGACGTGCTCACGCTGACGGCCACCCCCATTCCCCGCACGCTCCACATGTCCATGTCCGGCGTGCGCGACATGAGCATCATCGCCACCCCGCCCCAGGACCGGCGCGCCATCCGCACCTTCGTGATGAAGTTCGATCCCCAGGTCATCAAGGAGGCCATCGAGCGCGAGGTGGCCCGCGGCGGCCAGGTGTTCTTCGTCCACAACCGCGTGCAGTCCATCGCCTCCATGGAGAAGCTCCTCAAGGAGCTGGTGCCGAACATCCGCATCGGCGTGGCCCATGGCCAGATGGGCGAGGGCCAGCTCGAGAAGGTCATGCTGGCCTTCACCGAGAAGCAGCACCAGGTGCTCCTGTGCACCTCCATCATCGAGAGCGGCATCGACATCTCCAGCGCCAACACGATGATCATCAACCGCGCGGATGCATTCGGCCTGGCCCAGCTCTACCAGCTGCGCGGGCGCGTGGGCCGCTCCAAGGAGCGCGCGTACGCGTACCTGCTCGTGCCCGCCCGGCGCGCCGTGACGCGCGATGCGCAGCGCCGCCTGGAGGTCCTCCAGAACTTCACCGAGCTGGGCGCGGGCTTCTCCATCGCCAGCCATGACCTGGAGATCCGCGGCGCGGGCAACCTGCTGGGCGACAAGCAGTCCGGCGCCATCGCGGAGATCGGCTTCGACATGTACGCCCAGCTCCTGGAGGAGGCCGTGGCGGAGATGCAGGGCCAGCCGCCCCGCGTCCAGGTCGAGCCCGACATCACCCTGTCCATGCCCGCCCTCATCCCGGACGACTACGTGCCGGACGTGCACCAGCGGCTCGTCTTCTACAAGCGCTTCAGCCAGGCCAGCCACCCGGACGAAGTCACGGACCTGCGGGCCGAGCTGGTGGACCGCTTCGGCGAGGCGCCCGACGAGGTGGACACCCTCTCGGAGGTGACACTGCTGAAGATCGACATGCGCGACCTGCGGCTCCGCGCCCTGGAGGGCGCCACCAGCCGGCTGGTGGTGACGCTCGGGGCCGATGCGCTGCTGGATGGCCCCAAGGTGGCGGCGCTGGTGCAGCGCTCCAAGGGCGTCTACCGGCTCACCCCGGACATGAAGCTCGTCGTCCGGGTGCAGGAGGGCACCCAGGGCCCCGCCCTCATCGCCGAGGCCAAGAAGGTGCTGAGGGACTTGAGCGCCTGCGCGCTTCCCCAGGCGTGA